In one Lycium barbarum isolate Lr01 chromosome 7, ASM1917538v2, whole genome shotgun sequence genomic region, the following are encoded:
- the LOC132603525 gene encoding protein MICROTUBULE BINDING PROTEIN 2C-like: MYEQQQLFDLQDNNNGTFGNVGADPSCWLSNENPRGASTATANANVDPLLFNDLVQIVPLVQSLIDRKAKTSFNRRGSMTYTKMPSRESLYKKSSEAKGRNTSQSTATKKHRDQNKNVGNNQDGCAENFSMSSSRSSLTEKDREELISLRVQVEDLQKKLLEKDELLKEVDILKNEITAAYAELDGLKKGISEKDFSLKSTQVQLSDAQVKLADKKAAIERLEWEAMTSSNKVERLQEDVDRVQEEISSFMQFVRALTENDSRGSAEEYDVIPYLWDQSVEIDNLNGAEMQKLEEAREAYIAAVVAAKENQDEAYLSAAATARSYLQSLVLTT; this comes from the exons ATGTATGAGCAGCAACAGTTGTTTGATTTGCAAGACAACAACAATGGCACATTTGGGAATGTGGGAGCAGATCCAAGTTGTTGGCTTTCGAATGAAAATCCACGTGGAGCCTCCACTGCAACTGCAAATGCAAATGTTGATCCCTTGCTCTTCAATGACCTTGTCCAGATTGTCCCTCTTGTGCAATCCCTCATT GATCGGAAGGCGAAAACTTCATTCAATAGAAGAGGATCGATGACCTACACCAAAATGCCTTCAAGAGAGTCACTTTACAAGAAG AGTTCTGAAGCAAAAGGAAGAAATACAAGCCAATCAACTGCAACAAAGAAGCATAGGGACCAAAATAAGAATGTCGGCAATAACCAAGATGGATGTGCTGAGAACTTTTCGATGTCTTCTTCAAGATCATCACTAACAGAAAAGGATAGAGAAGAATTGATATCTTTGAGGGTGCAAGTGGAAGATCTTCAAAAGAAATTATTGGAGAAAGATGAACTGTTGAAAGAAGTAGATATCTTGAAGAATGAAATAACAGCTGCTTATGCTGAACTTGACGGACTGAAAAAAGGTATTTCAGAGAAGGACTTTTCACTGAAGTCGACTCAAGTACAACTGTCTGATGCACAG GTTAAGTTAGCTGACAAGAAAGCAGCTATAGAGAGGCTAGAATGGGAAGCAATGACTTCCAGCAACAAAGTGGAGAGACTCCAAGAAGATGTAGACAGGGTGCAGGAAGAAATTTCATCATTCATGCAGTTTGTGCGAGCATTGACGGAGAATGATTCCAGGGGATCGGCTGAAGAATATGATGTTATCCCTTATTTATGGGATCAAAGCGTTGAAATT GATAACTTGAATGGAGCGGAAATGCAGAAACTGGAGGAGGCAAGAGAAGCTTATATTGCAGCAGTTGTTGCTGCTAAAGAGAATCAAGATGAAGCATACCTTTCTGCAGCTGCCACAGCAAGATCATACCTGCAATCACTTGTTCTGACAACATAA
- the LOC132603526 gene encoding uncharacterized protein LOC132603526 has product MLWGVLLCLKRCCNLSIAYGTLLKYLRVYLHDDRYYIFLFATKEDKEAVLEYGPYFFNSRPVILRDWEHEFQFQPELLRIVPLWVQLPRLPILYWADDNLSRIASCLGKSVCADQLTAQIGRVSYARVLIEMDITQPLPEVLIIEEADGVLRYQEVKYEWRPNVCYGCLKLGHCTKECLAKGDKETHEQAPPQPRRRKTRRRPSTPQWKPKVGGECSKQKEVTSEEIDTSLATDPVVNVPSASGVVNSDGAHPSVANTSEGPSPQTAQEVVAALLTGALQGPWQFGTVQDEMANRAKAPDLATTT; this is encoded by the coding sequence ATGTTATGGGGTGTACTCCTTTGTTTAAAGAGATGCTGCAATTTGTCCATAGCTTATGGGACTTTGTTGAAATACCTAAGAGTCTATCTACATGATGATCGGTACTACATCTTCTTGTTTGCTACTAAGGAAGATAAGGAAGCAGTGCTTGAGTATGGACCTTACTTTTTCAATAGTAGGCCAGTTATTTTGAGGGATTGGGAACATGAATTCCAATTTCAACCTGAGCTGCTACGTATTGTGCCCCTGTGGGTCCAATTGCCTAGATTGCCTATCTTGTACTGGGCTGACGACAACTTGAGTAGAATTGCTAGTTGTCTGGGCAAATCAGTGTGTGCAGACCAACTTACAGCTCAGATTGGGAGGGTGTCTTATGCAAGAGTACTGATAGAAATGGACATTACACAACCATTACCTGAGGTATTGATAATAGAAGAAGCTGATGGGGTGCTGAGGTATCAGGAGGTCAAATATGAATGGAGACCAAATGTGTGCTATGGCTGCCTTAAACTGGGGCACTGTACAAAGGAGTGTCTAGCTAAGGGGGATAAGGAAACACATGAACAAGCTCCACCACAACCTAGAAGGAGGAAGACTAGAAGAAGACCATCAACACCTCAATGGAAGCCAAAGGTGGGTGGGGAATGTTCTAAGCAAAAGGAAGTGACATCAGAGGAGATTGATACAAGTCTTGCAACAGATCCGGTGGTGAATGTACCAAGTGCTAGTGGTGTTGTAAACTCAGATGGTGCACATCCATCAGTGGCCAATACTTCTGAGGGGCCTAGTCCTCAGACTGCTCAAGAAGTGGTTGCTGCTTTACTTACAGGGGCATTACAAGGCCCATGGCAATTTGGAACTGTGCAAGATGAAATGGCTAACAGGGCTAAAGCACCTGACTTAGCCACAACCACATGA